TTTATCGACAGCCCGTTTGTGGCGGGAGATCGGCTGTACCGCACCGGCGATCTGGTGCGTTACTTGCCCGATGGCAACCTTGAGTTCCTGGGGCGCAATGACTTCCAGGTCAAGCTACGGGGCGTGCGCCTGGAGCTGGGCGAAATCGAATCGCGCCTGGCCGCGCACCCGGCGCTGCGGGACGTGGCGGTGCTGATTCGTGATGAGCGCTTGGTGGCGTACTTTACCCTGCGTGGGCAAGCGCCAGGCCTGGAAGCCTTGCGTGCGTACGTGCTCGAACAGTTGCCTGAGTACATGGTGCCGGCGGCCTTTGTGCAGCTTGATGAACTGCCGCTTAACCCGGCTGGCAAGCTCGACCGCAAGGCCCTGCCGGCGCCTGGGTTGGAGGCGGTGGTGAGTCGCGCCTATGAGGCGCCGCTGGGTGAGGTGGAAACCCTGATGGCGGGCATCTGGGCCGAGGTGTTGAAACTTGAGCGGGTAGGGCGGCACGACCACTTCTTCGAACTGGGCGGGCATTCGTTACTGGCAGTGACCCTGGTGGCGCGGATGCGCAAGGCAGGGTTGGAGGTGGATGCGCGCACCCTGTTCAGCCAGCCGACGTTGGCGCAATTGGCCGCCTGCACCACTGCCCAGGTACAGCGCGTGGAAGTGCCGCAAACCGCCATCCCCCAACTCAACCGCCGCCGCCGGATCTGATCGTGCCCACGCGTGGGACCGATCTCAAAAGGCCAAATGCGGGAGGCTGTTGAGACCTTACTCGGTCAAAACTGTGGGAGCGGGCTTGCTCGCGAATGCGGTGGGTCAGACAACTTATCCGTAACTGATGCACCGCATTCGCGAGCAAGTCGAATCGTCGCACCGCCGCTCCCACAGGGTTAATCGAGTTTATTCAGCGCGATGTTTTGGCGGGATTCAGGCACTCGATAGAGCGGTCCACCGTGGTCTTGGCCACTTCCAGCAAATGCCACACCGCCAGAATCTTCGCCCGCTGGGGACTGGCCAGCAGATCACCGCAATTGAGCGCGGTCGCTGAAGCGCTGTCGAGCAAGCTGGCGGTGTAGAGCAGGGCGTCTTCGAAGCTCAGGTCTTCGATTTGAACGGCCTTGGAGGGCAGGTAGTGGTCGATGGCGCGATTGAAGGCGGCGCGGTCTTTGTCGGCGTTGCGGGGTGGGTCTGGGACGACTTTTTTCATGGTGTACCTTCGCGTTAGATAAGGGACGGACACCCTTCGCGACTAAACGAGGGTGGCGGCTGTACGCAGGTTAGTCGACCGGCTCCAACGCGAAAATTCCGGCGCACCCGAAGGTGCCCTGCGCACAGCCACCATAAAACCTCATGGAGGACCATGCACGCGTTGGAAGGTCGGGCGACTAAACCCGATCACTGATAAGCAGTGACGGATCGCAGACTAGCCATCGATTCCAACAGGCACAAGGCGGCAGGGATTGTCTAGGAAACGTCCTGCAATTAAAAGGGACACGCCTTGCTGGCCTTTTACAAACCATGACCAAACGCCATCAACCGCAGCCTCCGATGGAACCTTTTGCGCCATCACCACCAACACACTGTGCAGTTTCGCCTGAAACGTCGGCGTCAGCCTTTCGACGCTGTTGGATTTTGATGGACAACGTGGCTCATGACCCAAACGCTTGGACACCTTCAGCCATTCAGACAGGCGCACAGGCCGACGCTGCCTGCCCCTCGCACGGAGGCCGACACCTCCAGCCTGCCGACACGCGCGCAAACTCGGCC
The window above is part of the Pseudomonas sp. KBS0710 genome. Proteins encoded here:
- a CDS encoding DUF6124 family protein, with product MKKVVPDPPRNADKDRAAFNRAIDHYLPSKAVQIEDLSFEDALLYTASLLDSASATALNCGDLLASPQRAKILAVWHLLEVAKTTVDRSIECLNPAKTSR